The proteins below are encoded in one region of Effusibacillus dendaii:
- a CDS encoding CotS family spore coat protein, whose product MKKKLSALTRRVSPFFKNLWGELVTPPHFFHNLNQNLNRETKSRQYQPQHQPQPQDQPQPQDESQQQPQQQPEENDEDYGEGREAGVQKEDPAPLLQKYGYDPNVLKQYAFSVESVVPHGSVILLNTSTGPVALKKTRLPQKQIRFIAHALQHVAQNGFHRVSRMIPNTNGFFFTLLGDQTYYVTQWIEGQTADFSSVRHVAESALTIAEFHRAARGFVSVSYQPESIILKHLLQTRTQQLDQFLTKAKEKRKPDDVDRFVLRYLPAYKKQALQAVKLLNDPRVVHFLKQEEEDPGLAHLDITPTNLIFTPQNQICLIDFDRLSYAPRMLDIGHMMRRSLQANRWQREFALISLVQVNQVEPLRHAEYTILQSILTFPHSVWRNCRNHYLRKSSPYTLAALEQLQEQEADRQSFLEDFAAHVERHKGP is encoded by the coding sequence ATGAAGAAAAAATTATCAGCCTTGACACGGCGCGTTTCTCCCTTTTTTAAAAATCTCTGGGGCGAGTTGGTTACCCCTCCCCATTTTTTTCATAACCTGAATCAAAATCTGAATCGGGAGACAAAAAGTAGGCAGTACCAACCGCAGCATCAGCCACAACCCCAAGACCAGCCACAACCCCAAGACGAGTCGCAACAACAGCCGCAACAACAACCAGAGGAGAATGACGAGGATTACGGGGAGGGACGGGAAGCGGGCGTTCAGAAGGAAGACCCTGCTCCCCTTCTGCAAAAATACGGGTATGATCCAAATGTGTTAAAACAATACGCGTTTTCCGTGGAATCGGTCGTACCACATGGGTCTGTCATCCTCCTGAATACGTCCACAGGGCCGGTGGCGCTTAAAAAAACGAGACTGCCGCAAAAACAAATCCGGTTTATCGCGCACGCCTTGCAGCATGTCGCCCAAAACGGGTTTCACCGTGTTTCCCGCATGATTCCGAACACAAATGGATTTTTTTTCACGCTGCTGGGGGATCAGACCTACTACGTGACGCAATGGATTGAAGGACAGACGGCCGATTTTTCATCGGTGCGCCATGTCGCCGAATCTGCATTGACAATCGCGGAATTCCACCGGGCCGCGCGCGGGTTTGTGTCAGTCTCTTACCAACCGGAATCGATTATTTTGAAGCATCTTCTGCAGACCCGCACCCAACAATTGGACCAATTCCTAACGAAAGCGAAAGAAAAACGAAAACCGGACGATGTAGACCGGTTCGTGTTGCGTTATCTTCCCGCCTACAAAAAACAGGCCCTGCAGGCGGTCAAGCTGTTGAACGATCCCCGCGTGGTACATTTTCTGAAACAGGAGGAGGAGGACCCGGGACTTGCCCATCTTGACATCACACCGACAAACCTGATTTTTACCCCGCAAAATCAGATCTGTCTGATTGACTTTGACCGTCTTTCCTACGCTCCCCGCATGCTGGACATTGGTCATATGATGCGGCGCAGTCTGCAGGCAAACCGCTGGCAACGGGAATTCGCCCTGATCTCCTTGGTGCAGGTAAACCAGGTAGAACCTCTGCGTCATGCGGAGTACACCATCCTGCAGTCGATCCTCACGTTTCCCCATTCGGTGTGGCGGAACTGCCGGAACCATTACCTGCGGAAATCGTCCCCCTATACATTGGCCGCATTGGAACAGCTGCAGGAACAGGAAGCGGACAGACAATCCTTTCTGGAGGATTTTGCTGCTCATGTCGAGCGCCACAAAGGTCCTTAG
- a CDS encoding isocitrate/isopropylmalate family dehydrogenase: MEKKTVVVMEGDQTGQELLEEALRVLDPSVIGLPIEFKRFDLSLENRRKTKNQVVTEAAAAMKEYGFGIKAATITPETSGDVGSPNAILRKGIDGTVIIRTGRRIPGVNPLPGIHAPISVVRMAVDDAYGAKEWREGEGLDEVAFRTEKISRRVCRGVAEFSFIQARKMKAKVFGGPKYTVSPVYEGMLKEEMDRAAEKNKDVRYDPQLIDATYALLLNSSGEPLVIPALNRDGDCLSDLVLQMFGSIAGAESLLIAFDEQYNPRTVMAEAPHGTAPSLFGKNVANPMAMIMAGAALLSFFHLPEADLASRAIYEATLEAIVGGIRTADLGGSAGTREFTDEVIQRIKTKLEVWSTLS, encoded by the coding sequence GTGGAGAAGAAAACTGTTGTTGTGATGGAAGGCGACCAAACCGGTCAGGAATTACTGGAAGAAGCGCTGCGCGTACTCGATCCGTCGGTGATCGGATTGCCAATCGAATTCAAGCGATTTGACCTGTCTTTGGAAAACCGCCGCAAAACGAAAAATCAGGTAGTTACAGAAGCGGCGGCCGCCATGAAGGAATACGGTTTTGGTATCAAGGCGGCTACCATTACACCTGAAACGTCAGGCGATGTAGGGTCTCCTAACGCCATTTTGCGGAAAGGAATTGACGGAACCGTGATTATTCGGACAGGCCGGAGAATTCCAGGTGTCAATCCGCTGCCTGGCATTCACGCCCCCATTTCCGTAGTCCGCATGGCAGTTGACGATGCGTACGGAGCAAAAGAGTGGCGGGAAGGCGAAGGGCTTGACGAAGTCGCATTTCGCACGGAAAAAATCAGCCGTCGTGTTTGCCGGGGGGTGGCCGAATTTTCCTTTATTCAAGCACGAAAAATGAAGGCGAAAGTGTTCGGTGGACCGAAATACACCGTCTCCCCGGTTTACGAAGGAATGCTGAAAGAGGAAATGGACCGGGCAGCCGAGAAAAACAAAGACGTGCGGTATGATCCGCAGTTAATCGACGCCACTTATGCGCTGCTGCTCAATTCCTCCGGAGAACCGCTGGTGATTCCGGCGTTAAACCGGGATGGTGACTGCCTGTCCGATCTGGTGCTGCAGATGTTTGGTTCGATTGCAGGGGCTGAATCTCTGTTGATTGCATTTGATGAACAATACAATCCCCGTACGGTAATGGCAGAAGCGCCGCACGGTACGGCCCCCTCGTTGTTTGGCAAAAACGTGGCCAACCCGATGGCCATGATTATGGCGGGAGCCGCTCTGCTTTCTTTCTTCCACCTGCCGGAAGCAGACCTTGCGTCCCGGGCCATCTATGAAGCAACTTTGGAAGCGATTGTCGGCGGGATTCGCACGGCCGACCTGGGTGGTTCCGCCGGTACGCGCGAGTTTACGGATGAAGTGATTCAACGGATAAAAACCAAACTTGAAGTGTGGAGTACGCTGTCGTAA
- a CDS encoding glycosyltransferase — protein sequence MNLVLLGIYPWNYSQLSDTVRSMTSAMQAQDVNRIFLNPYAEQRSFSFDWRSREADGIQIWNPPYSFIPTRYGLHRFREKLSAAKIASAMTRFLASDWREQTVLYVTASTLEQSYEYVKILQPKRLVFDILDDNLGFPGIPEQKLRELKRMFLEIAEQAERITAVSRYLVEQTSDWTGKQVEYLPNGVDIDLFRRGSAEEPADIHEILHPRLTFLGAITSWIDLALLRETAYKLPDAQLVMIGPVFDSADANMLAELRSMPNVHFLGAKPVQQVPAYLHASDVLLLPRTNDPYSLACDPIKLYEYLATGKPIVSTDHPSVRRFSEVVETGTDSEQFIAGIQKSLRRDAAIAEKQARLIESLSWQARAERLLKLLS from the coding sequence GTGAATCTTGTATTGTTGGGGATTTATCCCTGGAATTATTCACAATTGAGCGATACGGTCCGTTCCATGACGAGTGCGATGCAAGCACAAGACGTGAATCGGATTTTTCTAAATCCGTACGCGGAACAGCGGTCATTCTCATTTGACTGGCGATCACGTGAAGCGGACGGGATACAGATATGGAATCCGCCTTACAGTTTTATACCTACTCGTTATGGGCTGCACCGTTTTCGTGAAAAACTGTCTGCCGCCAAGATTGCATCTGCCATGACGCGGTTTTTGGCAAGCGATTGGCGGGAACAGACCGTGTTGTACGTTACGGCTTCCACATTGGAGCAGTCGTACGAGTATGTGAAAATCCTGCAGCCCAAACGGCTCGTGTTTGACATATTGGACGATAATTTGGGGTTCCCCGGTATTCCGGAGCAAAAACTTCGTGAGCTGAAGCGAATGTTTCTGGAGATTGCCGAACAGGCGGAACGGATCACAGCTGTCTCCCGGTACCTGGTGGAACAGACAAGCGATTGGACGGGGAAACAGGTCGAGTATCTGCCAAACGGAGTTGATATTGATCTGTTTCGGCGTGGGTCTGCAGAGGAACCGGCTGATATCCATGAGATTTTGCATCCCCGTCTGACTTTTCTAGGGGCAATCACCAGTTGGATTGATCTCGCCCTGTTGCGGGAAACGGCATACAAATTACCTGATGCGCAGCTTGTAATGATCGGACCGGTGTTCGATTCGGCGGATGCAAACATGCTGGCAGAACTGCGGAGCATGCCGAACGTGCATTTTCTGGGAGCGAAACCTGTCCAGCAAGTGCCTGCTTATCTGCATGCGTCTGATGTGCTGCTGCTGCCTCGTACAAACGATCCGTATTCGTTGGCCTGCGATCCGATCAAACTGTATGAATATCTGGCTACGGGCAAACCGATCGTGTCCACGGATCATCCAAGCGTGAGACGATTTTCAGAAGTGGTGGAAACAGGGACTGACAGCGAACAATTTATAGCGGGCATTCAAAAATCACTCCGTCGCGATGCTGCCATTGCCGAAAAACAGGCCCGCCTGATCGAAAGTTTGTCGTGGCAAGCGAGGGCGGAACGTTTGTTGAAACTGCTGTCTTGA
- a CDS encoding M14 family metallopeptidase, with amino-acid sequence MQPPNTFQYVVKPGDTLYRIAYRFSIRMETLLAANPQLGNPSILVPGQILYVPRRSWQLYVIQPGDTLYKIGRKFGVTVAQLQSVNPGIDPNRLQIGEVINIPDTLPATIVVPREDYGYDEMMADLQTLQSRFSFVNQEMIGESVLGRPIPVVNMGSGRKQVFYSGSFHANEWMTTILLMRFIEEYAKAYELKRTIGRFHIPTLFAETSLWIVPMVNPDGVELVQEGITPDNPYFEEVLTINGGSRDFSQWKANIRGVDLNDQFPAHWQEEVARRAVDGPAPRNYPGVCPLFEPESKAMADFTSLHDFRLVIAFHSQGEEIFGGYREMEPPESEEIARIFTEASGYRTIRYVDSDAGFKDWFIQQWRRPGFTVEVGRGTNPLPISQFWDIWGKTIGILLAGLAV; translated from the coding sequence ATGCAGCCGCCTAACACATTCCAATATGTTGTGAAACCAGGGGACACGCTTTATCGGATTGCCTACCGGTTTAGCATTCGGATGGAAACGTTGCTGGCCGCCAATCCCCAGCTTGGCAATCCGTCGATATTGGTGCCCGGTCAAATTTTATACGTTCCGCGCCGCAGTTGGCAGTTGTATGTGATTCAACCGGGTGATACATTGTACAAAATTGGCCGTAAATTTGGGGTAACGGTGGCGCAATTGCAAAGCGTCAACCCCGGAATCGATCCGAACCGGCTGCAGATCGGAGAGGTCATCAATATTCCAGATACGTTGCCGGCCACGATTGTAGTCCCTCGGGAAGATTATGGCTATGATGAGATGATGGCCGATTTGCAAACTCTGCAAAGTCGGTTTTCATTTGTCAATCAGGAAATGATCGGGGAATCGGTACTGGGACGCCCAATTCCGGTTGTGAATATGGGAAGCGGGCGGAAACAGGTTTTTTATAGTGGATCGTTTCATGCAAACGAATGGATGACAACGATCCTTCTGATGAGGTTTATCGAAGAATATGCAAAAGCGTATGAACTGAAGCGAACGATCGGCCGTTTCCACATACCGACTCTTTTTGCGGAAACTTCGCTTTGGATTGTGCCGATGGTCAATCCGGATGGAGTGGAATTGGTGCAGGAAGGGATTACACCGGACAACCCGTATTTTGAGGAAGTGTTGACAATAAACGGCGGCAGCCGCGATTTCAGCCAGTGGAAAGCGAATATTCGGGGCGTTGACCTGAATGACCAGTTCCCTGCCCATTGGCAGGAAGAAGTGGCCCGACGGGCCGTCGATGGTCCTGCCCCTCGTAATTATCCGGGTGTATGTCCCTTATTTGAACCGGAATCGAAAGCAATGGCCGATTTTACAAGTCTGCATGATTTCCGCCTGGTGATCGCCTTCCATTCGCAGGGAGAGGAAATTTTTGGGGGATACCGTGAAATGGAGCCGCCGGAATCGGAAGAGATTGCCCGTATTTTTACGGAAGCGAGCGGGTATAGAACGATCCGGTATGTAGACAGTGACGCCGGATTTAAAGACTGGTTTATCCAGCAGTGGCGTCGCCCCGGATTTACGGTGGAAGTCGGGCGGGGAACAAATCCGCTACCGATCAGCCAGTTTTGGGATATTTGGGGCAAAACGATTGGGATTCTGCTGGCCGGTTTGGCTGTGTAG
- a CDS encoding GerAB/ArcD/ProY family transporter, which yields MIKTGHLGRYELLALVVILAIADIFLNFPQQLVRMGGSAGWMIPLVSMGICLIVWMLIGPVLARQRTGNLLFLARSRFGRWGTGAASLLVALFLVLDTANTVRMFTETVITEILPRSPISFVIAPLMVVLVYYAYTGIEGLSRVALVLTPWLLIAITLLLAFNGNWMNLDYILPLWGRGVPALLFSGGIVTGIFTNILLLAIFASLLRNPADSLKIGFWSILIVGLVYSIVTLVFLLVFPSEAAVRVPIPLYQLGRLIYVGRFFQRLEAGFAFFWIAAAVIKIAVSLWTSSYLIASVFRMPVNRPLVFPIALIVYSLSFVPQSFTETLELNMNYRLRWGWIIVIGLPMLLLLWMRDRTRKEGKGDESDSPQTS from the coding sequence GTGATTAAGACAGGGCATCTGGGACGGTATGAGTTGCTCGCTCTCGTTGTGATCTTGGCGATAGCAGATATTTTTCTTAACTTCCCCCAACAATTGGTTCGGATGGGCGGCTCTGCAGGATGGATGATCCCGCTTGTGTCGATGGGAATTTGTCTGATTGTATGGATGCTTATTGGCCCCGTTCTGGCACGGCAAAGGACAGGCAATCTTCTATTTCTTGCCCGAAGCAGATTTGGCCGGTGGGGTACAGGAGCCGCCTCTTTACTGGTGGCACTGTTTCTGGTGTTGGACACTGCCAACACGGTCCGAATGTTTACGGAGACGGTTATTACAGAGATTCTGCCAAGGTCCCCGATATCATTTGTAATAGCTCCTTTAATGGTTGTTCTTGTCTATTATGCGTATACGGGCATTGAAGGACTGTCCCGGGTGGCATTGGTTCTTACTCCCTGGCTTCTGATCGCAATCACCTTGTTGCTGGCGTTTAACGGGAACTGGATGAATCTGGATTATATATTGCCTCTATGGGGCCGTGGTGTACCGGCTCTTTTGTTTAGCGGGGGCATCGTTACTGGAATTTTTACAAATATCCTATTGCTGGCCATTTTTGCATCCTTGCTGCGTAATCCGGCTGATTCATTAAAAATCGGCTTTTGGAGCATTTTGATAGTTGGATTGGTTTATTCAATCGTGACATTGGTGTTCCTTCTTGTGTTTCCCTCCGAAGCGGCTGTACGGGTACCGATTCCGCTGTATCAGTTGGGACGGTTGATTTATGTCGGGCGTTTTTTCCAACGCTTGGAGGCAGGATTTGCTTTTTTCTGGATAGCCGCAGCTGTCATTAAAATAGCGGTAAGCTTATGGACCAGCAGTTATTTGATAGCGTCGGTATTCAGGATGCCGGTCAACAGGCCGCTTGTTTTTCCGATCGCTTTGATTGTATATTCACTGTCTTTTGTTCCACAGAGTTTTACAGAGACGCTGGAATTAAATATGAATTACCGTTTGCGTTGGGGATGGATCATAGTGATCGGGCTTCCCATGTTGCTATTGTTATGGATGCGTGATCGAACAAGGAAGGAGGGGAAGGGTGATGAGTCGGATTCGCCGCAAACTTCTTAG
- the queG gene encoding tRNA epoxyqueuosine(34) reductase QueG, with product MTTSIESPAATSQWELTRQDMEQIREQLGIDLLGVTTAEPFPDVLRTLQMYREKGYESGFEHPVLEERIDPAAALPNAKSIISIAMAYHTEQHKTLRRPKGIRGAMSKYVWGLDYHHVLRDKLNDLASEIERRIGRKIDFHSSVDTGPLVDRSVAQRAGLGWFGKHCSIITEKFGSWVFLGQLVTDVRIEPSPPGPTSLCGDCDLCMRACPTGALVDPFTTDSSRCLSYITQMKGFVPEEFRSKFGTRIWGCDTCQAVCPANKEKQAAVHESFLPEQDLSFPDLLEILNLSNREFKRIYGKTAAAWRGLTVVKRNAIIALGNIRDVRAVPKLIELLADNRPEIRGTAAWALGRIGGEDARKAVQAARETETDEQVRREMDWV from the coding sequence ATGACAACATCAATTGAATCTCCGGCAGCAACGTCTCAATGGGAATTAACGAGGCAGGATATGGAACAGATTCGGGAACAGTTAGGCATTGATCTGCTTGGGGTAACGACCGCAGAACCGTTTCCCGACGTGCTGCGAACGCTGCAAATGTACCGGGAAAAAGGATATGAATCCGGTTTTGAACATCCGGTCCTGGAAGAGCGGATTGATCCGGCTGCGGCGCTCCCAAACGCAAAATCGATCATCTCGATTGCGATGGCATACCATACAGAACAGCACAAAACGCTGCGCCGACCGAAAGGAATCCGTGGAGCTATGTCCAAATATGTGTGGGGACTTGATTACCATCATGTGCTGCGGGATAAGCTGAATGATCTCGCATCTGAAATCGAACGGCGGATCGGACGCAAGATCGATTTTCATTCTTCTGTTGATACCGGTCCGTTAGTGGACCGTTCCGTTGCCCAACGGGCAGGACTTGGATGGTTTGGCAAACATTGTTCCATCATTACCGAAAAGTTCGGTTCCTGGGTGTTTCTGGGTCAACTTGTAACAGATGTACGAATTGAACCATCTCCCCCCGGCCCGACTTCGCTTTGCGGCGATTGTGATCTGTGCATGCGGGCTTGTCCGACTGGCGCGTTGGTCGATCCTTTCACAACAGACTCCAGCCGCTGTTTGTCCTATATCACACAGATGAAGGGGTTTGTGCCGGAAGAATTCCGTTCCAAGTTCGGCACGCGAATTTGGGGATGTGATACCTGTCAGGCCGTGTGTCCGGCGAATAAAGAAAAACAGGCCGCGGTGCACGAATCATTTTTGCCGGAGCAGGATCTGTCATTCCCCGATTTGTTGGAGATTTTAAACCTCAGCAACCGGGAATTCAAACGGATCTACGGAAAAACGGCTGCCGCCTGGCGAGGATTGACCGTTGTAAAACGAAACGCCATCATTGCGCTAGGCAATATACGGGATGTTCGTGCAGTTCCGAAGCTGATCGAACTGCTTGCCGACAACCGTCCGGAAATCCGGGGAACGGCCGCCTGGGCGCTTGGCCGAATTGGCGGAGAGGATGCAAGAAAAGCCGTTCAAGCGGCCCGTGAAACGGAAACGGACGAGCAGGTTCGCCGCGAAATGGATTGGGTATAG
- the rnhA gene encoding ribonuclease HI, with product MKEVTIYTDGACSGNPGPGGWAAVLLYGDVTKEISGGEAVTTNNKMELTAAVEALKILKEPCRVNLHSDSAYLINCFKEKWYVGWEKNGWVNSKKEPVANKELWQELLRLYRTHDVHWVKVKGHAGVHWNERCDELARAAMPK from the coding sequence ATGAAAGAGGTAACCATTTATACGGACGGGGCTTGTTCCGGCAATCCGGGACCGGGCGGTTGGGCTGCCGTTTTGCTCTACGGGGATGTTACGAAAGAGATTTCCGGGGGAGAAGCGGTTACGACAAATAACAAGATGGAGCTGACCGCTGCCGTAGAAGCGTTGAAGATTTTGAAAGAACCGTGTCGGGTGAATCTGCATAGCGACTCCGCTTATCTGATTAATTGCTTTAAAGAAAAATGGTATGTGGGTTGGGAAAAAAACGGCTGGGTCAACTCGAAAAAAGAACCGGTTGCGAACAAGGAACTTTGGCAGGAACTGCTTCGACTCTACCGTACTCACGATGTCCACTGGGTAAAAGTGAAAGGGCATGCGGGCGTTCATTGGAATGAACGCTGCGATGAATTGGCTCGCGCCGCCATGCCGAAATAG
- a CDS encoding YhcN/YlaJ family sporulation lipoprotein has product MRPRTYILAVVLGFTFAATLSACQTSKNANPRQGNIQQKEPPEMISEGIKADYRIADELNKIPGLQGAAVLIKNGEAYVGAHVIGDEKHPDAYMKQPFGSYYDSNGVPNKSPLSGKGVPNQINGQTSNLNQSGVTQSGQPIPNTNQSPRTNTANLVGSATNNVDPELIRQIEQKVRSMAPNVNRVHITGKFEDVNQLQGYARYIQDGGSMQQFANDFNQTIKRIFPAAKP; this is encoded by the coding sequence ATGCGTCCTCGCACTTATATACTCGCAGTAGTTTTGGGTTTCACATTTGCCGCTACACTTTCTGCCTGTCAGACAAGTAAAAACGCCAATCCCCGTCAAGGCAACATACAGCAGAAGGAACCACCCGAAATGATTTCAGAAGGAATCAAAGCGGATTACCGAATTGCCGATGAATTGAATAAAATTCCGGGGTTGCAAGGGGCGGCCGTTTTGATTAAGAACGGTGAAGCGTATGTGGGAGCACATGTGATCGGAGACGAAAAACATCCGGATGCCTATATGAAGCAGCCGTTTGGAAGTTACTATGACAGTAACGGCGTACCTAATAAATCGCCGCTGTCAGGTAAAGGAGTTCCCAACCAGATAAACGGGCAGACATCCAATCTGAATCAAAGCGGGGTTACACAGTCAGGGCAACCGATCCCCAACACCAATCAATCCCCCAGAACCAATACAGCAAATCTTGTAGGGAGTGCCACAAACAACGTCGATCCGGAACTGATTCGCCAGATTGAGCAAAAAGTAAGATCGATGGCCCCGAACGTGAACCGCGTTCATATTACAGGCAAGTTTGAAGATGTAAACCAGCTTCAAGGGTATGCCCGTTATATCCAAGACGGGGGTTCGATGCAGCAGTTTGCAAACGATTTTAACCAGACGATTAAGCGGATCTTTCCTGCTGCAAAACCTTAG
- a CDS encoding Ger(x)C family spore germination protein: MSRIRRKLLSLVLVVVVTLPVTGCYDRVELEGMAFVVSLGLDKGPDNTIDVTARIAVPRKLAVGPGGGGGGGGGGKDEAVSGAKPVTVRAHSIAEALNLLNTTVERRISLIHLANIAIGEALAREGIVPVLRPLVRYREFRRTTTVFIIPGNVREAYEMNKPILEQSVTRFTESVDDVGRHTGLFASKKLHEILVALETVNEDPIASVFAVNQMVKKQTKASSEQEAVSMKQEATESNLSFEPGKVVRMGGNPAEFVGTAIFQKDRLVTYLDGIDTRMLLIIRGELLRTQMDFPDPIDKGKYVGLELKHARTPVIHVDLKSNPVRVTIRQRLEGELTGVQSAIDYTREDNMNLLERSVRERLERRQETLIKQIFHEYQADPFGVFKRTRGQFATDEELHKFNLREKLKDAEVNVSVDLQIRRVGLVLTPIQEK, from the coding sequence ATGAGTCGGATTCGCCGCAAACTTCTTAGTTTGGTGCTCGTTGTTGTTGTGACGCTTCCCGTCACGGGCTGTTATGATCGTGTTGAATTGGAAGGGATGGCGTTCGTTGTGTCGCTGGGATTAGATAAAGGGCCCGACAATACGATCGACGTGACTGCAAGAATTGCCGTTCCCAGGAAACTGGCTGTCGGTCCCGGTGGCGGCGGCGGTGGTGGCGGTGGCGGCAAGGACGAAGCGGTAAGCGGTGCCAAGCCTGTTACAGTCAGAGCCCACTCCATTGCGGAAGCATTGAATCTGTTGAATACAACCGTCGAACGGAGAATTTCTTTGATTCACCTGGCGAATATCGCTATAGGCGAAGCTTTGGCGAGGGAAGGCATTGTCCCGGTGCTTCGGCCATTGGTCCGTTATCGGGAGTTTCGGCGAACGACAACAGTCTTTATAATACCTGGCAACGTAAGGGAAGCTTACGAAATGAACAAACCGATTCTCGAACAGTCAGTCACCCGATTCACAGAATCAGTTGACGATGTTGGCCGCCATACCGGATTGTTTGCCAGCAAAAAACTGCACGAGATCCTGGTCGCATTGGAAACGGTCAATGAAGATCCGATTGCATCGGTCTTCGCGGTAAATCAAATGGTAAAGAAACAAACAAAAGCATCTTCTGAGCAAGAAGCAGTTTCAATGAAACAAGAAGCGACAGAGTCAAACCTGTCGTTCGAGCCGGGGAAAGTGGTACGAATGGGAGGGAACCCGGCAGAATTTGTTGGCACGGCCATTTTTCAAAAAGACCGTCTGGTGACGTATCTGGATGGAATTGATACCCGGATGTTGTTGATTATCCGCGGAGAACTTCTGCGCACACAAATGGATTTTCCCGATCCTATAGACAAAGGAAAATATGTAGGATTGGAATTAAAGCATGCAAGGACTCCTGTCATCCATGTGGATCTCAAATCCAATCCTGTGCGGGTGACAATTCGCCAAAGACTGGAGGGCGAACTGACTGGGGTTCAGAGTGCAATCGATTATACCAGGGAGGATAACATGAACCTGCTTGAAAGATCGGTCAGGGAGCGGCTGGAAAGAAGACAAGAAACATTGATCAAGCAAATCTTTCATGAATATCAGGCGGATCCGTTCGGGGTGTTCAAACGAACACGAGGACAATTTGCGACCGACGAAGAATTGCACAAATTTAATTTACGTGAAAAATTGAAGGATGCCGAGGTAAATGTGAGTGTGGATCTCCAGATCAGGCGTGTGGGGCTGGTATTAACGCCAATCCAAGAGAAGTAG